In Engraulis encrasicolus isolate BLACKSEA-1 unplaced genomic scaffold, IST_EnEncr_1.0 scaffold_44_np1212, whole genome shotgun sequence, a genomic segment contains:
- the LOC134444079 gene encoding GTPase IMAP family member 9-like: MASSGSRPHAGESLHLSELRIVLLGYEDAGRSSSGNTILGREEFDTVGITAQCVKRQEEVAGRHVTVVETPGWYGKFTVDETSKITKEKIELSASLCPPGPHALLLVIRVDRSFTDKLRRSVQQHLELLGERVWSHTIVLFTCGDWLGDEPIEQHIEREGESVQWLVEKCGNRYHVFNNKRRDDHMQVTHLMEKIEEMSLT; encoded by the exons ATGGCGTCCTCTGGGTCCAGGCCTCATGCAG GTGAGTCTCTTCATCTGTCAGAGTTgaggattgtgctgctgggaTACGAAGATGCTGGGAggagttcatcaggaaacaccatcctgggcagagagGAGTTTGATACTGTAGGAATAACAGCtcagtgtgtgaagagacagGAAGAAGTAGCAGGAAGACATGTCACTGTGGTGGAGACTCCAGGATGGTATGGGAAATTTACTGTGGATGAAACATCCAAAATTACCAAAGAAAAGATTGAGCTCAGTGCATCTCTGTGTCCTCCTGGACCCCACGCTCTACTGCTGGTCATACGTGTGGATAGATCATTCACTGACAAACTAAGAAGATCGGTGCAGCAACACCTGGAGCTTCTGGGTGAGAGAGTGTGGAGTCACACTATAGTGCTGTTCACCTGTGGAGACTGGCTGGGAGACGAACccattgagcagcacattgagagggaaggagagagtgtgcagtggctggtagagaaatgtgggaacagatatCATGTCTTCAACAACAAGAGGAGAGATGACCACATGCAGGTCACACATCTgatggagaagatagaagagatg TCATTAACATAA
- the LOC134444080 gene encoding GTPase IMAP family member 9-like, producing MFPVLCDFLHLSELRIVLLGIKYGGKRSSGNTILGREEFGAAGRKAQSVKRQGEVAGRHITVVEAPGWNIVTTEYTPTMTKEEIELSVSLCPPGPHALLLVIGLNRSFKEELRRSVQQHLELLGKRVWSHTIVLFTRGDRLGDTPIEQHIESEGESLQWLVEKCGNRYHVFNNKRRDDHMQVTQLMEKIEEMVAANRGQCYENRKEQQRPLRKARSYGEVPPSMSGASGEDTERWSVSSTASSSPSSLYGSIRSTVSFQSSGYESLSSGGSVRSFGSEKMELAKRMGLSNILEVYDESEHIHEDTREKKPSRKDKYIDFDCP from the exons ATGTTTCCAGTCTTAT GTGATTTTCTTCATTTGTCAGAGTTGAGGATTGTGCTACTGGGAATCAAATATGGAGGGAAGAggtcatcaggaaacaccatcctgggtaGAGAGGAGTTTGGTGCTGCAGGGAGAAAAGCTCAGAGtgtgaagagacagggagaagtagCAGGCAGACATATCACTGTGGTGGAGGCTCCAGGATGGAATATTGTAACTACAGAATACACACCCACCATGACCAAAGAGGAGATTGagctcagtgtgtctctgtgtcctcctggACCCCATGCTCTACTGCTGGTCATAGGGTTGAATAGATCGTTCAAAGAGGAACTGAGAAGATCAGTGCAGCAACACCTAGAGCTTCTGGGTAAGAGAGTGTGGAGTCACACTATAGTGCTGTTCACCCGTGGAGACCGGCTGGGAGACACACccattgagcagcacattgagagtgaaggagagagtctgcagtggctggtagagaaatgtgggaacagatatCATGTCTTCAACAATAAGAGGAGAGATGACCACATGCAGGTCACACAGCTgatggagaagatagaagagatggtggcagCAAACAGAGGACAGTGTTATGAGAACC GAAAAGAGCAACAACGGCCTCTACGAAAAGCACGCAGCTATGGCGAGGTTCCACCAAGCA tGAGTGGAGCGTCCGGTGAAGACACTGAACGCTGGTCTGTCTCCAGCACCGCCTCCAGCTCCCCAAGCTCCTTGTATGGATCAATCAGGTCTACAGTGTCTTTCCAAAGTTCTGGTTATGAGTCTTTGAGTTCTGGAGGTTCTGTTCGTAGTTTTGGTTCTGAAAAGATGGAATTGGCCAAACGAATGGGCCTCTCCAACATTCTTGAGGTATATGATGAATCAGAGCACATACACGAGGACACAAGAGAGAAGAAGCCATCAAGAAAGGACAAGTACATAGATTTTGATTGTCCATAA
- the LOC134444081 gene encoding mast cell protease 1A-like, producing MLVVVLLSCLHLSGALQSGIFGGKEAKPHSRPYMASLQVGKHHVCGGVLIREDYVLTAAHCLKYKPDVVVLGAHNISREEKSQQRVAVSESIPHQKYRPVEEPWGHQHDIMLLKLDPPVQLTESVSVLELPKRFGYLKAGMRCEVSGWGRRMLGRGVESVLYETTVILDSNGECESKWQQYYNKDQMVCTVSDGKDGFCQGDSGGPLVCWKGKSRVLYGTTAYTDVPCDKPGYPEVYMRVPFFLPWIRSVMGDN from the exons ATGTTGGTGGTCGTGCTTCTCTCCTGTCTCCACCTCTCAG GTGCCCTGCAGAGTGGCATCTTTGGGGGTAAGGAGGCCAAGCCCCACTCCAGGCCCTACATGGCCTCACTACAGGTGGGAAAGCATCATGTGTGTGGAGGAGTTCTCATTAGAGAAGACTACGTGCTCACTGCTGCACACTGCCTgaa GTACAAGCCGGATGTCGTAGTCCTCGGTGCCCACAACATcagcagggaagagaagagccAGCAGCGTGTGGCTGTATCTGAGTCCATCCCACACCAGAAATACCGACCCGTTGAAGAACCCTGGGGACACCAGCACGACATCATGCTGCTCAAA ctggacCCTCCAGTGCAGCTGACCGAGTCTGTGTCGGTGCTGGAGCTGCCTAAGAGGTTTGGCTACCTGAAGGCGGGCATGAGGTGCGAGGTGTCCGGCTGGGGCAGGAGGATGCTGGGCAGGGGTGTGGAGTCTGTCCTCTACGAGACCACCGTCATCCTGGACAGCAACGGAGAATGTGAATCCAAATGGCAGCAGTACTACAACAAGGACCAGATGGTCTGCACTGTCTCCGATGGCAAAGACGGCTTCTGCCAG GGTGACTCTGGGGGTCCGCTGGTGTGCTGGAAGGGGAAGAGTAGAGTTCTGTACGGCACCACGGCCTACACTGATGTCCCCTGCGACAAGCCGGGCTACCCAGAAGTCTACATGAGGGTGCCCTTCTTCCTGCCTTGGATACGCTCTGTCATGGGGGACAATTGA